In a single window of the Hippocampus zosterae strain Florida chromosome 6, ASM2543408v3, whole genome shotgun sequence genome:
- the iqgap2 gene encoding ras GTPase-activating-like protein IQGAP2 isoform X2 → MNNEETTAQHKPRYGTIQDDERLSAEEMDERRRQNIAYEYLCHLEEAKRWMEACLEEDLPTTTELEEGLRNGVYLGKLANFFAPKMVTVKRIYDRDQARYKSKGLHFRHTDNTVQWLRAMESVGLPKIFYPETTDVYDRKNMPKVVYCIHALSLYLYKLGIAPQIQDLLGKVAFTEEEISNMRSELDKYGIQMPAFSKIGGILANELSVDEAALHAAVFAINEAIDKGQASATMSALTNPNAMLRNTQEALAQDYHDTLSQAKTRKQDQSSGSNSTFCIEERDVYEELLTQQEIQSCIDFVNIQAAVRQVNQAVCSQDEASLMAALRLQALALLGVQDINHGWYLEHFTTYCLHKSKDESKAVLVDKDEIQRVLSSCNDFAEAERRKLEAVSAINTAIRLGDAVETVQELMNPEAQLPIVYQTAASLYQNELFSLQLQGARSGLSHEELSVAVEMLSAVAVLNEVLDTKDTQAVIEQLTDSPMGFTNMDQDNLNRYADALAKERAESLAKGLEFLTWNDVQKCIDAVNIQVLEEHERIIAIAEINEALNSGDHQQTLAALLLPTAKLTGVNPVTAKHYHDVLHYIKQRFCQNSGDESAVLWLDQIQEAIHAANQDGEEALTMAEAVADINKMVAEGDSENTLQALQSPNAGLRLVLAECADVYQAELEQSQVKMAAQGGTRSVWVKHRINDRYDYYYNLETGQGAWEEPEKFEGNSGHLSKEEIQIAVSCVTAGYKREQLWLANESLVTQLQAMVRGFLVRRRHVQRMEYLRLQEPHVVRLQASWRGYKQRKIYKDRMKVLHTNVTSVVKIQSLVKMWKAKREYNQRLQYFKNHEKDIVTIQAFLKANKARDDYRTLTGAKDPPLSVVRKFVHLLEQSALDLQEEQDVTRLKEEVVTKIRSNQQMEQDLNLMDIKIGLLVKNRITLQDVVSHNKTMKNMKNQASNDDLATADKLGIKGLSKGKRKKLEAYQHLFYLLQTNPSYLAKLIFQMPQNKSTKFMDTVIFTLYNYASNQREEYLLLKLFKTALDEEIRSKVDQIQDIVTGNPTVIKMVVSFNRGARGHNTLRQLLSPVVKDIIDDKNVGINTNPVDVYKAWVNQLETATGEASKLPYEVTPEQAMAHEEVRKRLEASSLALRSATDKVLNSIVSSLDNIPYGMRYVAKVLKNCLHEKFPDASEDELLKVVGNLLYYRYMNPAIVAPDGFDIIDLSAGGQLHVDQRRNLGSVAKMLQHAAANKLFEGENAHMTPMNNFISQTYEKFRVFFQSACDVPEPEEKFNIDEYSDMVTLSKPIIYISIEEIINTHSLLLEHLEAISPDLNDLLHELLQDLGDVPDVETLLGEGAVHGSDANRDAVLNQLAKTEISLTLTSKFELLDGDDKDLKTLMTKTKKLIVDVIRIQPAETLAEILETPATARQESEHTKMAVRRAVQDAQTPDGLKSSPAVLEDSQLPLEQKKRKILRNLRNLEQANLVAASNKYQDIINDIAKDIRYQRRYRQRRKAELVKLQQTLVALNSKTTFYQEQMNYYDTYIRTCLDNLNRKNSRRSIKVDSKADEKAGKRGKPQSLKYTGARLHEKGVILEIEGLQANQFKNVMFEISPSEEVGDFEVKAKFMGVEMEKVQLHFQDLLQLQYEGVAVMKMFDKAKVNVNLLIFLLNKKFYGK, encoded by the exons CTTGTACTTGTATAAACTGGGCATTGCACCACAGATCCAGGACCTTTTGGGGAAGGTGGCCTTTACAG AGGAAGAGATCAGTAACATGAGGAGTGAACTGGACAAGTATGGTATCCAAATGCCAGCTTTTAGTAAAATTGGCGGAATCCTTGCCAACGAGCTCTCGGTGGATGAAGCAGCAT TGCATGCGGCTGTGTTTGCCATCAACGAGGCAATAGACAAGGGTCAGGCATCTGCGACCATGTCGGCGCTGACAAATCCAAACGCCATGCTGAGGAACACGCAGGAAGCTCTGGCGCAAGACTATCACGACACATTGAGCCAGGCCAAGACCCGTAAACAAGATCAGTCCTCGGGCAGT AACTCCACATTTTGTATTGAGGAAAGAGACGTTTATGAGGAGTTGCTAACACAGCAGGAGATCCAGAGCTGCATAGACTTTGTCAACA TCCAAGCAGCCGTAAGGCAGGTAAATCAGGCAGTGTGTAGCCAGGATGAAGCTTCTCTTATGGCTGCACTGAGGCTTCAAGCGCTGGCCTTGCTTGGCGTGCAGGACATAAACCACGGCTGGTACCTGGAGCACTTCACCACGTACTGTCTGCACAAATCCAAG GATGAAAGCAAGGCAGTTCTGGTGGATAAGGATGAGATTCAACGAGTTCTAAGCTCTTGCAATGACTTTGCAGAGGCCGAAAGGCGAA AACTTGAAGCAGTTTCGGCGATCAATACTGCCATTCGCCTTGGCGATGCAGTGGAGACTGTGCAGGAACTCATGAACCCTGAGGCTCAACTGCCAATCGTCTACCAAACCGCTGCCAGTCTCTATCAGAATGAGCTTTTTAGTTTGCAACTGCAAGGGGCGAGG TCTGGCCTGAGCCACGAGGAGTTGAGCGTGGCTGTGGAAATGCTGTCGGCTGTAGCTGTGCTCAATGAGGTTCTGGACACCAAGGACACACAGGCTGTGATCGAGCAACTGACAGACTCGCCGATGGGGTTCACAAACATGGATCAAGACAACCTAAACAG GTATGCTGACGCCCTAGCCAAGGAGCGGGCGGAGTCTCTTGCAAAGGGCCTCGAGTTCCTCACTTGGAACGATGTTCAAAAGTGCATTGACGCTGTCAACATTCAGGTCCTTGAAGAGCACGAAC GAATCATAGCAATAGCTGAGATCAATGAGGCATTGAACTCCGGTGATCATCAGCAGACACTTGCAGCCCTGCTCCTTCCCACTGCCAAGTTGACGGGGGTGAACCCAGTCACAGCCAAACACTACCACGATGTCCTACACTACATCAAACAACGCTTCTGCCAG AACTCGGGTGATGAATCTGCTGTACTGTGGCTGGATCAAATCCAAGAAGCTATACATGCAGCCAACCAGGATGGCGAGGAGGCTCTCACAA TGGCTGAAGCAGTTGCTGACATAAACAAGATGGTGGCCGAGGGTGACTCCGAGAACACACTGCAGGCTCTGCAATCACCAAATGCAGGGCTGAGACTGGTACTCGCTGAATGTGCTGATGTGTACCAGGCGGAACTGGAACAATCGCAAGTAAAGATGGCAGCTCAAG GTGGCACTCGGAGTGTGTGGGTGAAACATCGCATAAACGATAGATATGACTACTACTATAACCTGGAGACTGGACAAGGTGCCTGGGAGGAGCCAGAAAAGTTTGAAGGCAATAGTGGCCACCTCAGTAAAGAGGAAATTCAG ATTGCAGTAAGTTGTGTGACTGCAGGATATAAGCGGGAACAATTGTGGTTGGCCAATGAGTCCTTAGTAACGCAGCTGCAGGCCATGGTCCGAGGTTTTCTGGTGAGACGAAGGCATGTTCAAAGGATGGAGTACCTCCGGCTACAAGAACCTCATGTCGTCAGACTGCAG gcatCCTGGAGAGGTTACAAACAGAGAAAAATATACAAGGACAGGATGAAAGTGCTTCATACAAATGTCACCTCAGTTGTCAAG ATTCAGTCTCTGGTTAAAATGTGGAAAGCCAAACGTGAATACAACCAGCGTTTGCAATACTTCAAGAATCAC GAGAAGGACATTGTGACTATCCAAGCTTTTCTAAAGGCCAATAAAGCGAGAGATGACTATAGAACTCTGA CTGGGGCCAAGGACCCGCCCCTATCGGTGGTGCGCAAGTTTGTCCACTtgctggaacaaagcgctttggATCTACAGGAGGAGCAGGATGTGACAAGACTCAAGGAAGAAGTGGTCACCAAAATTCGCTCCAATCAGCAGATGGAGCAAGATTTGAACCTGATGGACATAAAGATCGGGTTGCTAGTGAAGAACAGGATCACGCTGCAG GATGTCGTGAGTCATAATAAGACCATGAAGAACATGAAAAATCAAGCCAGTAATGATGACCTGGCCACAGCAGACAAACTGGGAATAAAGGGGTTAAGTAAAGGAAAGCGGAAAAAACTAGAGGCCTATCAGCATCTCTTTTACCTCCTTCAG ACCAACCCGTCCTACTTGGCGAAGCTCATCTTCCAAATGCCCCAAAACAAGTCCACAAAGTTTATGGACACTGTCATCTTCACCTTGTACAACTATGCCTCCAACCAGCGAGAGGAGTATCTGCTGCTCAAACTCTTCAAAACTGCTCTCGATGAAGAAATCAG GTCTAAGGTTGACCAAATTCAGGACATCGTGACAGGAAATCCCACTGTCATCAAGATGGTGGTCAGCTTTAACCGAGGCGCGCGAGGCCACAACACTCTGCGGCAACTTTTGTCTCCTGTTGTCAAAGACATCATTGACGACAAAAATGTTGGCATCAACACCAACCCTGTGGATGTTTACAAAGCCTGGGTCAACCAACTGGAGACGGCCACCGGAGAAGCCAG cAAATTGCCCTATGAAGTGACTCCCGAGCAGGCCATGGCACATGAGGAAGTACGCAAGAGGCTAGAGGCTTCCAGTCTGGCACTTCGCTCTGCAACAGATAAAGTCCTTAACTCCATTGTGTCCTCCCTGGATAATATCCC TTATGGCATGAGGTATGTAGCAAAAGTTCTGAAGAACTGCCTCCACGAAAAGTTTCCAGATGCATCAGAAGATGAGCTGCTAAAG GTAGTCGGAAACTTGCTTTACTACCGCTACATGAATCCTGCAATCGTCGCTCCCGATGGCTTTGACATTATTGACCTGTCGGCGGGAGGGCAGCTCCACGTGGACCAGCGTCGCAACCTGGGATCTGTGGCAAAGATGCTCCAGCATGCTGctgccaacaagctgtttgagGGCGAGAATGCGCACATGACGCCCATGAACAACTTCATTTCGCAAACATACGAGAAGTTCCG GGTGTTTTTCCAGTCTGCCTGTGATGTCCCTGAACCCGAGGAGAAGTTCAACATTGATGAATACTCAGACATGGTGACCCTGAGCAAGCCCATCATCTACATCTCTATAGAGGAGATCATCAACACGCATTCA CTTCTTTTGGAACACCTGGAGGCAATCTCACCAGACCTCAATGACCTGTTGCACGAGCTCTTGCAGGATTTGGGAGATGTCCCAGACGTTGAGACATTACTCG GTGAAGGAGCCGTTCACGGCAGCGACGCAAACAGGGATGCCGTCCTCAATCAGCTGGCCAAAACGGAGATCTCCCTCACTCTGACCAGCAAGTTTGAGCTGCTCGACGGGGATGACAAAGACTTGAAGACTCTCATGACCAA GACAAAGAAACTTATTGTGGACGTGATCCGAATTCAACCTGCAGAGACTTTGGCTGAAATTTTAGAGACCCCAGCCACGGCTCGTCAG GAGTCGGAGCATACCAAGATGGCAGTGCGACGGGCGGTTCAGGATGCTCAGACCCCTGACGGGCTAAAGAGCAGCCCGGCAGTACTAGAGGACAGTCAGCTTCCCCTGGAGCAGAAGAAGCGGAAGATCCTGAGGAACCTTCGGAACCTGGAGCAGGCTAACCTTGTCGCTGCCTCAAACAAATACCAGGACATCATCAATGACATTGCTAAG GATATTCGCTACCAACGACGCTACCGACAAAGGAGGAAGGCCGAGCTCGTGAAACTCCAGCAGACGCTTGTGGCGCTCAATTCGAAGACGACCTTCTACCAGGAGCAGATGAACTATTACGACACCTACATCAGGACATGCCTGGATAACCTCAACCGCAA GAATTCACGCAGATCCATCAAGGTGGACAGCAAAGCGGATGAAAAGGCCGGCAAAAGGGGGAAGCCGCAATCTCTGAAGTACACCGGAGCGAGGCTGCACGAGAAGGGAGTCATTCTGGAGATCGAAGGACTTCAGGCCAACCA gttcaaaaatgtcatgtttgagATTTCACCAAGTGAGGAAGTTGGCGATTTTGAGGTGAAAGCTAAATTTATGGGTGTTGAGATGGAAAAGGTTCAGCTGCATTTCCAG GACCTTTTGCAGCTTCAGTATGAAGGCGTGGCTGTTATGAAAATGTTCGACAAAGCTAAAGTCAATGTGAACCTGCTCATCTTTCTCCTAAATAAAAAATTCTACGGAAAGTGA
- the iqgap2 gene encoding ras GTPase-activating-like protein IQGAP2 isoform X3, with amino-acid sequence MEACLEEDLPTTTELEEGLRNGVYLGKLANFFAPKMVTVKRIYDRDQARYKSKGLHFRHTDNTVQWLRAMESVGLPKIFYPETTDVYDRKNMPKVVYCIHALSLYLYKLGIAPQIQDLLGKVAFTEEEISNMRSELDKYGIQMPAFSKIGGILANELSVDEAALHAAVFAINEAIDKGQASATMSALTNPNAMLRNTQEALAQDYHDTLSQAKTRKQDQSSGSNSTFCIEERDVYEELLTQQEIQSCIDFVNSKDEPSSMIINAAASTFFLYSKVHETAVLKKRTAGVLANSASVFLSAVQAAVRQVNQAVCSQDEASLMAALRLQALALLGVQDINHGWYLEHFTTYCLHKSKDESKAVLVDKDEIQRVLSSCNDFAEAERRKLEAVSAINTAIRLGDAVETVQELMNPEAQLPIVYQTAASLYQNELFSLQLQGARSGLSHEELSVAVEMLSAVAVLNEVLDTKDTQAVIEQLTDSPMGFTNMDQDNLNRYADALAKERAESLAKGLEFLTWNDVQKCIDAVNIQVLEEHERIIAIAEINEALNSGDHQQTLAALLLPTAKLTGVNPVTAKHYHDVLHYIKQRFCQNSGDESAVLWLDQIQEAIHAANQDGEEALTMAEAVADINKMVAEGDSENTLQALQSPNAGLRLVLAECADVYQAELEQSQVKMAAQGGTRSVWVKHRINDRYDYYYNLETGQGAWEEPEKFEGNSGHLSKEEIQIAVSCVTAGYKREQLWLANESLVTQLQAMVRGFLVRRRHVQRMEYLRLQEPHVVRLQASWRGYKQRKIYKDRMKVLHTNVTSVVKIQSLVKMWKAKREYNQRLQYFKNHEKDIVTIQAFLKANKARDDYRTLTGAKDPPLSVVRKFVHLLEQSALDLQEEQDVTRLKEEVVTKIRSNQQMEQDLNLMDIKIGLLVKNRITLQDVVSHNKTMKNMKNQASNDDLATADKLGIKGLSKGKRKKLEAYQHLFYLLQTNPSYLAKLIFQMPQNKSTKFMDTVIFTLYNYASNQREEYLLLKLFKTALDEEIRSKVDQIQDIVTGNPTVIKMVVSFNRGARGHNTLRQLLSPVVKDIIDDKNVGINTNPVDVYKAWVNQLETATGEASKLPYEVTPEQAMAHEEVRKRLEASSLALRSATDKVLNSIVSSLDNIPYGMRYVAKVLKNCLHEKFPDASEDELLKVVGNLLYYRYMNPAIVAPDGFDIIDLSAGGQLHVDQRRNLGSVAKMLQHAAANKLFEGENAHMTPMNNFISQTYEKFRVFFQSACDVPEPEEKFNIDEYSDMVTLSKPIIYISIEEIINTHSLLLEHLEAISPDLNDLLHELLQDLGDVPDVETLLGEGAVHGSDANRDAVLNQLAKTEISLTLTSKFELLDGDDKDLKTLMTKTKKLIVDVIRIQPAETLAEILETPATARQESEHTKMAVRRAVQDAQTPDGLKSSPAVLEDSQLPLEQKKRKILRNLRNLEQANLVAASNKYQDIINDIAKDIRYQRRYRQRRKAELVKLQQTLVALNSKTTFYQEQMNYYDTYIRTCLDNLNRKNSRRSIKVDSKADEKAGKRGKPQSLKYTGARLHEKGVILEIEGLQANQFKNVMFEISPSEEVGDFEVKAKFMGVEMEKVQLHFQDLLQLQYEGVAVMKMFDKAKVNVNLLIFLLNKKFYGK; translated from the exons CTTGTACTTGTATAAACTGGGCATTGCACCACAGATCCAGGACCTTTTGGGGAAGGTGGCCTTTACAG AGGAAGAGATCAGTAACATGAGGAGTGAACTGGACAAGTATGGTATCCAAATGCCAGCTTTTAGTAAAATTGGCGGAATCCTTGCCAACGAGCTCTCGGTGGATGAAGCAGCAT TGCATGCGGCTGTGTTTGCCATCAACGAGGCAATAGACAAGGGTCAGGCATCTGCGACCATGTCGGCGCTGACAAATCCAAACGCCATGCTGAGGAACACGCAGGAAGCTCTGGCGCAAGACTATCACGACACATTGAGCCAGGCCAAGACCCGTAAACAAGATCAGTCCTCGGGCAGT AACTCCACATTTTGTATTGAGGAAAGAGACGTTTATGAGGAGTTGCTAACACAGCAGGAGATCCAGAGCTGCATAGACTTTGTCAACAGTAAGGACGAACCCTCTTCCATGATCATAAACGCTGCTGcatcaaccttttttttatacTCAAAAGTACACGAGACAGCTGTTTTGAAAAAACGTACTGCGGGCGTGTTAGCAAATTCTGCTTCCGTTTTTCTGTCTGCAGTCCAAGCAGCCGTAAGGCAGGTAAATCAGGCAGTGTGTAGCCAGGATGAAGCTTCTCTTATGGCTGCACTGAGGCTTCAAGCGCTGGCCTTGCTTGGCGTGCAGGACATAAACCACGGCTGGTACCTGGAGCACTTCACCACGTACTGTCTGCACAAATCCAAG GATGAAAGCAAGGCAGTTCTGGTGGATAAGGATGAGATTCAACGAGTTCTAAGCTCTTGCAATGACTTTGCAGAGGCCGAAAGGCGAA AACTTGAAGCAGTTTCGGCGATCAATACTGCCATTCGCCTTGGCGATGCAGTGGAGACTGTGCAGGAACTCATGAACCCTGAGGCTCAACTGCCAATCGTCTACCAAACCGCTGCCAGTCTCTATCAGAATGAGCTTTTTAGTTTGCAACTGCAAGGGGCGAGG TCTGGCCTGAGCCACGAGGAGTTGAGCGTGGCTGTGGAAATGCTGTCGGCTGTAGCTGTGCTCAATGAGGTTCTGGACACCAAGGACACACAGGCTGTGATCGAGCAACTGACAGACTCGCCGATGGGGTTCACAAACATGGATCAAGACAACCTAAACAG GTATGCTGACGCCCTAGCCAAGGAGCGGGCGGAGTCTCTTGCAAAGGGCCTCGAGTTCCTCACTTGGAACGATGTTCAAAAGTGCATTGACGCTGTCAACATTCAGGTCCTTGAAGAGCACGAAC GAATCATAGCAATAGCTGAGATCAATGAGGCATTGAACTCCGGTGATCATCAGCAGACACTTGCAGCCCTGCTCCTTCCCACTGCCAAGTTGACGGGGGTGAACCCAGTCACAGCCAAACACTACCACGATGTCCTACACTACATCAAACAACGCTTCTGCCAG AACTCGGGTGATGAATCTGCTGTACTGTGGCTGGATCAAATCCAAGAAGCTATACATGCAGCCAACCAGGATGGCGAGGAGGCTCTCACAA TGGCTGAAGCAGTTGCTGACATAAACAAGATGGTGGCCGAGGGTGACTCCGAGAACACACTGCAGGCTCTGCAATCACCAAATGCAGGGCTGAGACTGGTACTCGCTGAATGTGCTGATGTGTACCAGGCGGAACTGGAACAATCGCAAGTAAAGATGGCAGCTCAAG GTGGCACTCGGAGTGTGTGGGTGAAACATCGCATAAACGATAGATATGACTACTACTATAACCTGGAGACTGGACAAGGTGCCTGGGAGGAGCCAGAAAAGTTTGAAGGCAATAGTGGCCACCTCAGTAAAGAGGAAATTCAG ATTGCAGTAAGTTGTGTGACTGCAGGATATAAGCGGGAACAATTGTGGTTGGCCAATGAGTCCTTAGTAACGCAGCTGCAGGCCATGGTCCGAGGTTTTCTGGTGAGACGAAGGCATGTTCAAAGGATGGAGTACCTCCGGCTACAAGAACCTCATGTCGTCAGACTGCAG gcatCCTGGAGAGGTTACAAACAGAGAAAAATATACAAGGACAGGATGAAAGTGCTTCATACAAATGTCACCTCAGTTGTCAAG ATTCAGTCTCTGGTTAAAATGTGGAAAGCCAAACGTGAATACAACCAGCGTTTGCAATACTTCAAGAATCAC GAGAAGGACATTGTGACTATCCAAGCTTTTCTAAAGGCCAATAAAGCGAGAGATGACTATAGAACTCTGA CTGGGGCCAAGGACCCGCCCCTATCGGTGGTGCGCAAGTTTGTCCACTtgctggaacaaagcgctttggATCTACAGGAGGAGCAGGATGTGACAAGACTCAAGGAAGAAGTGGTCACCAAAATTCGCTCCAATCAGCAGATGGAGCAAGATTTGAACCTGATGGACATAAAGATCGGGTTGCTAGTGAAGAACAGGATCACGCTGCAG GATGTCGTGAGTCATAATAAGACCATGAAGAACATGAAAAATCAAGCCAGTAATGATGACCTGGCCACAGCAGACAAACTGGGAATAAAGGGGTTAAGTAAAGGAAAGCGGAAAAAACTAGAGGCCTATCAGCATCTCTTTTACCTCCTTCAG ACCAACCCGTCCTACTTGGCGAAGCTCATCTTCCAAATGCCCCAAAACAAGTCCACAAAGTTTATGGACACTGTCATCTTCACCTTGTACAACTATGCCTCCAACCAGCGAGAGGAGTATCTGCTGCTCAAACTCTTCAAAACTGCTCTCGATGAAGAAATCAG GTCTAAGGTTGACCAAATTCAGGACATCGTGACAGGAAATCCCACTGTCATCAAGATGGTGGTCAGCTTTAACCGAGGCGCGCGAGGCCACAACACTCTGCGGCAACTTTTGTCTCCTGTTGTCAAAGACATCATTGACGACAAAAATGTTGGCATCAACACCAACCCTGTGGATGTTTACAAAGCCTGGGTCAACCAACTGGAGACGGCCACCGGAGAAGCCAG cAAATTGCCCTATGAAGTGACTCCCGAGCAGGCCATGGCACATGAGGAAGTACGCAAGAGGCTAGAGGCTTCCAGTCTGGCACTTCGCTCTGCAACAGATAAAGTCCTTAACTCCATTGTGTCCTCCCTGGATAATATCCC TTATGGCATGAGGTATGTAGCAAAAGTTCTGAAGAACTGCCTCCACGAAAAGTTTCCAGATGCATCAGAAGATGAGCTGCTAAAG GTAGTCGGAAACTTGCTTTACTACCGCTACATGAATCCTGCAATCGTCGCTCCCGATGGCTTTGACATTATTGACCTGTCGGCGGGAGGGCAGCTCCACGTGGACCAGCGTCGCAACCTGGGATCTGTGGCAAAGATGCTCCAGCATGCTGctgccaacaagctgtttgagGGCGAGAATGCGCACATGACGCCCATGAACAACTTCATTTCGCAAACATACGAGAAGTTCCG GGTGTTTTTCCAGTCTGCCTGTGATGTCCCTGAACCCGAGGAGAAGTTCAACATTGATGAATACTCAGACATGGTGACCCTGAGCAAGCCCATCATCTACATCTCTATAGAGGAGATCATCAACACGCATTCA CTTCTTTTGGAACACCTGGAGGCAATCTCACCAGACCTCAATGACCTGTTGCACGAGCTCTTGCAGGATTTGGGAGATGTCCCAGACGTTGAGACATTACTCG GTGAAGGAGCCGTTCACGGCAGCGACGCAAACAGGGATGCCGTCCTCAATCAGCTGGCCAAAACGGAGATCTCCCTCACTCTGACCAGCAAGTTTGAGCTGCTCGACGGGGATGACAAAGACTTGAAGACTCTCATGACCAA GACAAAGAAACTTATTGTGGACGTGATCCGAATTCAACCTGCAGAGACTTTGGCTGAAATTTTAGAGACCCCAGCCACGGCTCGTCAG GAGTCGGAGCATACCAAGATGGCAGTGCGACGGGCGGTTCAGGATGCTCAGACCCCTGACGGGCTAAAGAGCAGCCCGGCAGTACTAGAGGACAGTCAGCTTCCCCTGGAGCAGAAGAAGCGGAAGATCCTGAGGAACCTTCGGAACCTGGAGCAGGCTAACCTTGTCGCTGCCTCAAACAAATACCAGGACATCATCAATGACATTGCTAAG GATATTCGCTACCAACGACGCTACCGACAAAGGAGGAAGGCCGAGCTCGTGAAACTCCAGCAGACGCTTGTGGCGCTCAATTCGAAGACGACCTTCTACCAGGAGCAGATGAACTATTACGACACCTACATCAGGACATGCCTGGATAACCTCAACCGCAA GAATTCACGCAGATCCATCAAGGTGGACAGCAAAGCGGATGAAAAGGCCGGCAAAAGGGGGAAGCCGCAATCTCTGAAGTACACCGGAGCGAGGCTGCACGAGAAGGGAGTCATTCTGGAGATCGAAGGACTTCAGGCCAACCA gttcaaaaatgtcatgtttgagATTTCACCAAGTGAGGAAGTTGGCGATTTTGAGGTGAAAGCTAAATTTATGGGTGTTGAGATGGAAAAGGTTCAGCTGCATTTCCAG GACCTTTTGCAGCTTCAGTATGAAGGCGTGGCTGTTATGAAAATGTTCGACAAAGCTAAAGTCAATGTGAACCTGCTCATCTTTCTCCTAAATAAAAAATTCTACGGAAAGTGA